The region GCTTGAGCCCCTTCAGGATCTCGATCGCGTCCGGCACCGACGGCTCGTTGACGTCGATCTTCTGGAAGCGACGGACAAGCGCCCGGTCCTTCTCGAAGAACTGGCGGTATTCCTTGTAGGTCGTGGAGCCGATACAGCGGATCGTGCCGGAAGCCAGCGCCGGCTTCAGCAAGTTCGAGGCATCCATGGCGCCGCCCGACGTGGCGCCCGCACCGATCACGGTGTGGATTTCGTCGATGAACATGATGGCGCCGGGGAACTCCTCGATCTCCTTGATCACCTGCTTGAGGCGTTCCTCAAAATCGCCGCGGTAGCGGGTACCGGCGAGCAGCGTGCCCATGTCGAGCGAGAACACGGTCGACTTCTTGAGCACCTCCGGCACATTGCCTTCGACGATGCGCTTGGCCAGACCCTCCGCGATGGCGGTCTTGCCAACGCCAGGGTCACCAACCAGCAGCGGATTGTTCTTCTGTCGCCGGCAAAGAATCTGGATGGTGCGGCTGATCTCCGCGTCGCGGCCGATCAAGGGATCGATGCGGCCCTTCTTGGCCTTGTCGTTGAGATTGACGCAATAAGCTTCGAGAGCGTCCGCCTTCTTCTTGTTGTCGCCGCGCTCTTCGACGGTGGCCGCATCATCATCGACGCCGCGAACCGGACGCGCGTCGCCCATGCCGGCCCGCTTGGCGATGCCGTGGCTGATGTAGTTGACCGCGTCGTAGCGCGTCATGTCCTGCTCCTGCAGGAAGTACGCAGCATGGCTCTCGCGCTCGGCGAAGATCGCGACCAGCACGTTGGCGCCGGTCACTTCCTCGCGGCCCGACGACTGAACATGAATCACCGCGCGCTGAATGACGCGCTGGAACCCTGCCGTCGGCTTCGAGTCCTCGTCCGAGCCAGTCGCGAGGTTCGCGAGCTCAGTGTCGATGTACTCGATGAGATTGCGGCGAAGCATGTCGAGATCGACATTGCACGCACGCATGACCGCTGCGGCGTCCTGATCTTCGAGCAGGGCGAGCAGCAGATGTTCGAGCGTTGCGTATTCCTGATGGCGTTCGCTCGCCAGCGACAACGCCTGATGCAGGGCCTTTTCCAGACTGCGGGAGAATGACGGCACTTAGGACCTCACTTTTTCTCCATCACGCACTGTAGCGGATGTTGGTGCTTGCG is a window of Pirellulales bacterium DNA encoding:
- a CDS encoding AAA family ATPase, whose product is MPSFSRSLEKALHQALSLASERHQEYATLEHLLLALLEDQDAAAVMRACNVDLDMLRRNLIEYIDTELANLATGSDEDSKPTAGFQRVIQRAVIHVQSSGREEVTGANVLVAIFAERESHAAYFLQEQDMTRYDAVNYISHGIAKRAGMGDARPVRGVDDDAATVEERGDNKKKADALEAYCVNLNDKAKKGRIDPLIGRDAEISRTIQILCRRQKNNPLLVGDPGVGKTAIAEGLAKRIVEGNVPEVLKKSTVFSLDMGTLLAGTRYRGDFEERLKQVIKEIEEFPGAIMFIDEIHTVIGAGATSGGAMDASNLLKPALASGTIRCIGSTTYKEYRQFFEKDRALVRRFQKIDVNEPSVPDAIEILKGLK